CGGTTGGAAAGTTACCCGGCGCTCATGCACAGTCTAAGGCAGGGCCGAAAACCGCTGAATTATGAGTTTATCGCTCTTCTGGAGAAGCAGTGGGCCTTGCTGGATCCGGAAGGCTTGTTTGCCTATGCCGATACCGCTGAGAAGCGGGAGCAGGCATCAATCCGGAGCCGGGCTCTGCAGGCTCTGGCGGAACAGGATCTTCACGCGGCTTGGGAACGGGCACTCCAGTTGGATGACATGGGGGAGCGCTGGTTTGGTTTGACCGCGGTTATGCAGGCATCGATGCAGGAGCGGCCGGCGGAAGTTTTTGACTTACTGCAGGAGCTGGAAGGGCTACGGCGACAAGACACATGGTTGATGCAACGACTGTTTCAGGAATACGCGCAAAAGGATCTGCAAGCCGCGTGTCAGCATGCGGTCGCTCTCCCGTTTGGAAAGGACAAGCAAGAGGCGCTTGCAGGGATTATCTCGACATGGGGGGGCAAGGATCCGCTGGCGGCATTGGCTTGGTTGAATTCGCTTCCGCAGGACAGCGCAGTGTACCAGGCCCGTATGCAGTTGGCGGGGCAGGTGGGCCAGTTGGATTTCGAGCGTGTGGTAACAGCTGTTGAATCGGATGCGGATCCCGAACTGCGTCGCATCTTATTGTCGAACTTTAATGTCGCCGGCCACTGTAAGAACAAGACATTTGACGAGATCCTCGGTGTGTATGACTGGTATACTCAGCATGCGACGCTGTCGGATCGGCATAACAGGGATGAAGCTTTTGTCCGAGCCATGGCTGGGGCAGATCTGGAGCGGGCTAAGGGGTATGTCGCGCAGATGTCCGATGGAAGCCCTCGTCTGAGCGCTTGCCGCGCGATGACTGCTTGGCTTGCGCAGGATGATCCTGTGGCGGGTGTTGAATATGCGCTGTCGCTTGAAGGGGAAGTCGAGCAAAGGCGAGCCTTGGGGGCGGTTAATTCTCGATTGATGAACTTGGGGGCAGAAGCTGTTGCTCAGGTTATTGCCGATTCGAAGAGCCTGGTTCTCGAAAGGCAGATGGCTGGGCAAGTGATGTCGACATGGTCGGCCTACAACCGAGATGCGGCGATGGCCTGGATGGCGGGACTTTCGGACCCGGACGCTATTCGTAATGCACGGTTCGCATTGCTGCGGAACTGGATAAGCGACGATGCCGATGAAGCGTTTGTTTACATCAACAGTTTACCTGAGGCGGCGCGGAACGAAGCTTTTAGCGTTACCATTCGCAACACCTCCAACCGGGACCCTTTACGGGCGATTGAGTTGCTGGAGCGTGCTTCGATTCAAGACTGGGGGACAATGTCGCAACTCTATCGATCGGTGACTGATAATTATGCAACTTATAGTCCGATGGAGGCTTCCCGGTGGATTGACGCGATGGAGCCCGGAAGGCTGCGTGATACCGCGGCGGAGTCACTTGTGAACGTGATCCGTGAGCAGGATCCGGACTCTGCCTTTATCTGGGGGGTGTCCCTTGGGGATGCGACTGCCAGGCGCCTCAGTCTATTGAAGACGATTCGGAAATGGGCCGAGAAAGATAGTGATGCGGCTCTGCAGGCGATCAAAGACGCCCGCATGGACGCGGAAGAGAAGAAACCGCTGTTCGAGCTCATTGAGGAATTGAGAAATTCCGGAAGCACGATTTCGGCGCAAGAACGCTTGCCAGGTCCCTATCGGATTTTAGGTTAGAATTATGAAATGGTTGCCCCCGATTTTCGCCCTGCTTGCCGGTCTGCTTGGAGGATATTTTCTGTCTGGCACGCGCGTTCCGGAATCCCAAGCAAGCACGGCTGCATCCCTTACATCGACGCAGTCGGGTGTTACATCCGAAACCGTCACGGCCATGGGAGCTGAGGGCGAGCCCGGGGAAAAGCTTGAGCTGACAAAGGCCGAGACGAAGGCGGTGGCGGAATACGGGGTTACGGAGGAATGGTTGAAGTCACTGGAGTCGATGAACCAGCTCGATCAACTGAGTGCGCTTTTGCCGCGCTTGAAGGCGGCGCGGCCAGAGGACTTTGCCACCTTGATGGAAGCCTTGGATAAATATGCCGGCAGCATGAAGTGGATGACCCGTAATATCCTGATCTCGCGTTGGGCTGCTAGCGATCCCGCTGGTATGATGGCCTATATTGAGTCCCAGCCGGTGAATGAACAATACCGCCTGAGGAATTCGTTTTTCTCCGCATGGGCTCGGGAGGAGCCGGAGGCGGCCTTTGCGAAGGCAAAGCGCCTGCAGGACCGGCGGGAAAAACAGAGCGCGATCCAGGGGATCGTCAATGCGATTTCAGGGGAGCAGCCATATCGTGCGATTGAGATGTTGAAGGAGCTGGAAGGTACAGGCTACCAGACCGAGTGGACTTACCGGAATATCTTCCGCAACTGGGCGCAGCGTGAGCCGGAGGCTGCCCGGCAGGCAGCCTTGGGACTGGACGACGGGCCCGCTAAAGTCCGGGCCTTGTCCGGGGCGATGGACGAGTGGATGCATCGTGATCCGATGGCGGCTTTGAGTTGGCTGGATTCCCTGCCGATGGACGGCACGGTCTATAACTCGCGCCGTGAGGTCTTCCAGAACCTCTTGAACCAGGATTTTGATACGGCCAAGGAGTACATCGAAAGAGAGACGGATCCGCTGGCCCGGCGTAATGTTTTGTCCAACCTGCACTTCGGCAATTTTGCATGGAGAATGGATTTCGATGAGATGAAGTCTGTTTTTGATTGGGTGGGGACTGTGGCGACAGGCTCACTTTACGACCAGAAAGTGGGGGATTTTGTGCGTAGCCTGTCGGACAAGGATCCGCAAAAAGCGATCGAATTTGCCCTGCAGTTGCCGCCGGGGAACGGGCGCATGAACGCGATCGGTAATTTGGGGAGCCATCTGGCGCAGAGGAATCCGGAGGCGGCCCTGCAGTTTGTCGCGGGCTTGGATTTCGAAGATGAGAAGCGTCGTGCGCTGCAGAGTATGGGCTGGCAAATTGCGCGTTACGGCGTCGAGGCGGCGAGCCGGTTCGTCGCGGCAAGCGAAGACCCGATGGTGCGTGAGCAGTTGGTGGGCAATATCAGCCGGGAATGGTCCAAATACAACCGCGAAGCTGCGTTGGATTGGGCTGAGTCGCTGGAGGACGAGGGGGATCGGTCCCTTGCGCTGCGACCTGTGTTCGATAACTGGATACAGTCGGATCCTCAGGCTGCGATGGCTTACCTGAAAACCTCGGTGCCGGAGGGGAAGCATCTGGAATATTTGCAGAATGCTTTTGGGCAATGGACCCGGGAGGACCCGGAGGCGGCGATTGAGTGGCTGGACCGGTTGCCGGAAACAGTCGAAGGCGGAGGGGTGGAGAATATTTACAGTCAGGTGGCGAATTACTATGTGCAGCACGACCCCATGGCGGCCTCCGAGTGGATCTCCACAATGGATGAGGGGCCGGTGCGTGACCGCTCGGTGGAGACCCTGGTACGGAATATCTCCCGGTCGGACCCTGAAGCCGGCTTTATCTGGGCAGCTACGATTACGGATGTCGATAAGCGGAAACGTAGTTTGGACCAAAGTATCCGGGAGTGGGTGAAGACGGATCCCGACGCGGCCTACGATGCGGTTGAGGAGGCCCGGATTCCCGCGGAGGAAAAAGCCACGCTTTTCGGCATGATCGAACGTCATCAATCATAGTTGTCCCTGCCGAGGTGATGTCATGGATTTTTCACTTTTAGATCGTCACCACCGAACGGTTTGTTAGGACAGTCGGTAGATTTGAACCCAAACCCAGGCAAATAGACATGGAGTGGTATTACGAGCGAAATGGTGAGCAGAACGGGCCTGTCAGCGAGGCCGAGCTAAAGGGGCTTTTGGCCACCTCAATGATCAAGGAGCAAAACTTGATTTGGCGTGAAGGCATGCAGGACTGGGCCAGTTTCGGCAGCATTTTCGGAGCCGGAGAAGCCGAAGCGCCGGCCAAATTGGGACTGGCGACCGCGGCCTGCCCGACCTGTGGCTCGCAGGTCCGCGCCAACGAGTTGATTCCCGCGGGCGACAGCCAGATCTGTCCGAATTGCCGCGACGAATACGCGCAGGGGCTGCGTGAGGGCTTGAGCCGTCCGGTGGTGGGCGGCCGCATCCGGGGGACCGGGGGCATGACGCCGAATTCCGAATTGCGGGGCCAGGCTCGGGACGCGCTTTCCGGCAACTGGGGCAATGCGGTGCTGGTGGTCTTTATTTACGGGGTCATTCAGCAGGCATGTGGGATGATTCCGTTGGCCGGGATGTTGCTGCAGTGGTTGCTGACGGGGCCGATGATGCTGGGGATGGTGGCATTTTTCATGGGGCTGAACCGTGCGGAGAGCGCCGAAGTCGGAACCCTGTTCAGTGGCTTTTCTCGTTTCTTTGCGGGCTTCGGAATTTATTTCGTGACCTCGATCCTGATGTCTTTGGCGGGCTTGTTGGCTGCCGCGCCGGGTATTGTCCTGGTCGTGATGGCCTACACCGGCGGTGCGCCGATACCGGAGGAGGATCCTATGTTTGTGGCCGGCCTTTTTGTTGCCTTGATTCCCGGCGCGATTGTCTGGACCTACATGTTCCTGCGTTATGGTGTGGTCTACTACATCGCCAATGATGAGCCGGAGCTCGGTGTCCTAGGGGCAATCAAGCGCAGTACGGAAGTGATGAAGGGGCGGAAGGCGAAACTCTTCGGTCTCTATTTGAGCTTCATTGGTTGGATGTTTCTCGGAATGTTGGCCTTCCTGATCGGGATGCTCTGGTCGACCGCGTACATGTCGGCGGCCATCGCGGCATTCTATGACGACTTAAGCGAGGACGCATAAAGCCGGAGGCCGCGCGGCATGCAACTCGAACTCAAATCGCTGCGCAGCGCGCGCCGAATGCCGATCCCGCGTACGGTGCGGGCCGATAATTATGGCGAGTTGCATGCGGGGCATCCCCATGATGTGCGGCTTTTTCGTGCCGTGATCCGCGAGCGGGAGCAGGTCAAAGTGGATCCTCTGCTGGAGTCCGGTGATTCGACCTGCTATTTTCATCCGAAATTGCCGGCGACGGCCCTCTGTGACCTGAGCGGCCGGCTGATCTGCGACCTGTGCCGGACCGAGTGGGAGGGGCAGACGGTGAGTTTCGAGGCCCTGCATCAAATGGCGGGCAAGAAAAACGCTGCGCAGACGCGCAACTACCAGACCCAGTGGGATGTGATTGCCATGAGCACGGCACTCCTGCCGCTACTGATCTGGCCGATGACTGTGGTGACCGCGCCCTTGGCCCTGTTCTTTACGCTTTGGAAATGGAAATCGGGGCCGGCGAGTCCGGTGCGCAAGAGTCGTTGGCGCTTTGTCGTGGCCGGCCTGTGTTCAATCCTGCAACTCGTGGGGTGGGGCTTTTTCTTCTTTGGGGTACTGACTGATGGCTGAGGGATACCAACGACTTTCGAATTATACCCTGACGAGTCTCCAGACCGCTTATCTGGGAGAGGACCACTTGCTCGTGATCGATGGCCGTTTCAAAGAGCGCTACCGGCGGTTGCGCTACGAGGATATCGAAGCCTTGTTGATCTGTCCGACTAAGCAGGGCTCGGTTATGTCATTGCTCTTTGCCCTTGCCGGGATGGCTTTGATTCCCGCGAGCCTTAGCACCTATGGCGAACCCGGTTTTATTGTGATCCTGATCCTTCTGGCGGTTTGCTGGATTGCCTTCGGCTTCGGTATCTACGGACGGGGGTCGGTCCGATTTGGTGTGAAGACCGCGGTGCAGACCGTGGTGCTTGAGGGGGTCAATACGCGCCGTAAGGCGGCCCGCGCCGAAGAACGTCTGAGTAATCATATTGAGGCGATTCAGGGCGTCTTGACGGATCCGGAGCTTGAAGCGGCCATTCAAGCCCGAATCGACCGGCGCAAGGTTTTGCGCGAGCAACGATTGGCACCGCCACCCCCTGTCAGCCCGCCGCCGCTTCAGTCCACGCCTTCAAATCCCACGGCTAGCTGATGGCGCTGCACCTTGCCCAGTCCAAATGCTTCGAGCACGCTTCCCGTGAGGCGGTCGCCCGTTGCCCGGAATGCGGCCGTTTTTATTGTCGCGAGTGCGTGACCGAGCATGAAGGCCGGATGGTCTGCCGCGGCTGTTTGGACGGCTTGTTGCAGGTGGACGTCAAGCCCTCGCGCGGTATCCTGAGGGGACTCGTGCTTTGGGGCTTTGCATTCGCCGGTTTGTGCTTGGCGGTCTATGCCTTCTACACTCTGGGGGATTTGTTGCTGCGCATCCCCTCCGAGTTTCACTCCGGAGCATTTTTAGACCAATGAGTGCGGCCACAAGAAAGCCGCGTCGGCGGCGCCGGATACGGCAGGACAGCGAGCCATTACCGATCGAATTGATTGAGGAGGGCATTCATTTGCTACGCCGCCTGCCGCTACGCTTTTGGAGCCTGTATCTCTGCGGCATGGCGCCTTTCGTGGTCGTCTTTCTCTTCTTCTGGATCGAGATGTCCAGCAGCGGATTGGCGGAGCACTACCTTCTCCCCGGGGCGTGTGTCCTCGGTCTGTTGTTTCTTTGGCTGAAGCTGGTACAGTCGTATTTCGCCGATGGGATCCGCGGGACTTTGCTGGGAGTTGAGCCGACCGCCTGGTCTGCGGGGGCCTGGCTGCGCTGTCTACGTCGCCAGGCGATTTGGCAGGGGAGTGGCTTCTTTGTCTTGCCGTTGGCTGCCTTGGTGACCCTGCCTTTTCCGCGGGTCTTCGCGTACTACCAGCACCTCTATCTCATGGATCCGCGGGAGACCCGTTCCGAGCGGGAGCAGCTCCGGGAGAGCTGGGGCCTTGCCGGCATCTGGACCGAGCAAAACTGGATCTGCCTGGCTTTGCTGGCCCTGGTCTTCTGCCTGAGTATTGTGAACTGGCTGACGGTTCTCCTGCTGGTTCCTTTCCTGATGAAAACCTTACTGGGAATGGAAACGGTTTTTTCCCAAGCGGGCGTCAACCTGGTGAACAGTACCTCACTCTTTGCCTGTCTTCTTTTGGCATATGTTGTGACAGATCCGCTGGTGAAGGCCGTGTATCTGCTACGACATCACTACTGCGAATCACGCCGAAGCGGCGCGGACCTCCGATTACGCTGGCGCCGCAGCCTGCAGGGCGCTCGCATTTGGTCGAAGGCCGCATCCTTCCTGTTCTGGGGCGGATTGCTCTGTGCGCTCAATTGCGCGATGTCCGGCGACTTGTCGGCGGCTGTCCCGGCTCCGGCCAAGGTCACCGTCGAAAGTGGCGAGTTGGAAGCCCGGATCGAGCAAACCCTGCAGCAGCGTGAATTCATCTGGCGTTTTCCACGGGAAGAAGTCGAGGATACGGGGGAGGAAATGAACTGGTTGCTGGACTTCTGGGAGGAAGTCGAGATGTGGCAGGAGAAGTTCGAGCATTGGATCGAAAACCTCTTTCACCGAGAGGAGAAGGGGCCGAAGGAAGGGCGGGACTGGGATCTGGATGTCCTATTATTGGGCTTGGGGGTATTTCTCAGTTTTTTGCTGATCGGACTCTTTGTGCTGCTAGTCTTCTATTTAGGAGTGAAAGCTTGGCGGATGTATCAGCCGCTTGAATTGCTTTCCGGTGTCGAAGAGATGCCTGAAGCAGCGGTTCCGGATCTGAACGAAGAAGACGTTGCCGCCGACCTGTTGCC
Above is a window of Coraliomargarita parva DNA encoding:
- a CDS encoding DUF975 family protein, encoding MEWYYERNGEQNGPVSEAELKGLLATSMIKEQNLIWREGMQDWASFGSIFGAGEAEAPAKLGLATAACPTCGSQVRANELIPAGDSQICPNCRDEYAQGLREGLSRPVVGGRIRGTGGMTPNSELRGQARDALSGNWGNAVLVVFIYGVIQQACGMIPLAGMLLQWLLTGPMMLGMVAFFMGLNRAESAEVGTLFSGFSRFFAGFGIYFVTSILMSLAGLLAAAPGIVLVVMAYTGGAPIPEEDPMFVAGLFVALIPGAIVWTYMFLRYGVVYYIANDEPELGVLGAIKRSTEVMKGRKAKLFGLYLSFIGWMFLGMLAFLIGMLWSTAYMSAAIAAFYDDLSEDA